The Thunnus maccoyii chromosome 24, fThuMac1.1, whole genome shotgun sequence DNA window TTGCGCAAAACACGGGATTTACGTCTTAGCGCAGCTCTTAATGAAAATGCGCTCCGGTTGGAAACTTTCTCAATGGATTTTACCGACGGCTTCCCCGACTGAATTGTTGATATAGGGAATAAACTCTCTCTGGAATTGGATTAATTTCACCTAAGCGGGGGCTAAAGTGTGGAAAGCACGGTAAGTGTTGCCTTTTTAAACACAAAGAGTCGGTTTTTAAATACTTCTTGGCTCAAGTTTGCTCGTAAACGcacgtaaaaaaaaaccctgtttgCTAGCATTTGTAGACTCTTTCCaactctcctcctctttctttacCTTGTTAAAGACCtgttgcatatatatatatatataaacattatagGAGCTCTATCTTACTTTTTACAGATTCTCAAATTCTTATACACGGCCATTatttaacaattaaaaatgcagttttcctGTAATTAAGGCAGGTGTTTAAAATGAGCGTAGACTGGGCTGTGTCTAATTTTAATTATCCATCTCACTGCTGGTGTCACTTTTATTAGGAAGTAGTCTTGTCCAAGTTGGCACATGTGTTTGCTCATATGTGCGTTCACacacaccctacacacacactccgttTCCACCTCCCCGGCCACACTGTATATCTACTGAACTTTTATGagactttcttttctttttgtgctcCTACACATGTATATTTGCGATATAAATCTGCTACACACAATGGAAACTTATCAGATGTGATTCAGAGACAATATGACTCACTGGGTTCTAAATTTAATCCACCACTTAATCACTGCCACtctgtcatttctctttttgtgtgtgtgtgtgtgtcttttaataTCTCTAACCTGTCATTTTTAAGAGCTGATGCCATCAGTTTCCCCCAGCTTACTTCCGtcagcccccccacccccccaagcTCCCACCTTCCCACTGTAGCCAACATAGCCTCCACACAAGCCCTGTAAGTGGATGAGGGGTTGTACGCCTGtaccctcccccctcccctaaTAGGTTAAAATTTGAGTGTGCCTGCAAGCCCCTCACTCATAAATCCTAAAGAACCCTCATGCAGCCTCACCCCCACCGCCACGACTACCCCTCAACGCATCACTCACACTTTACACGGCCTCTTTCATGCTCCAAACCTTTATCTTGTCACTCATCTTCTTTTCAGGAGTGTcacaatgtaaaatgtgttaGAATGGGAAAGGTTGCTGCAGGCCATTTGTCATGCAACAAACAAAAGCCCTTTCCTGTATTGTCATTGAAAAAGAAGGgtgaacccccccccctctcccctcccctccccaaaGATGCCATTTGAAAGCTAATTAGCGCGAGGAAGGAGAATTAAGGCCACTACTGTCAGTTTCTTTACTTTGCTGTGATATGTTGATGAAAACAAGGTTGTGCATTTGAATATGTTGGATTAATGCAGAGTGACAGTGCAGTATGCTAATGCTTACACTCTCCATGAGATGAATCAGAGAGATTGTAACTGACCTGGGGTTGCGTGAGCGCCTATAGACTAGAGGTCAGAACTGTTTTTTAAGGTCAGCAATATAAAAAATGCACTTATGATAAAGAACCTTTAGATCCGAAAGTTGAAAATGGTtgcaaacaaaaatgacatttagtCCCCTTGTTCTTCCTTTTCTCCTTATCTGAGTTATCTGTTTGACCCGTATCAGTATTCAGTAAAGTACCCAACTTCCTTCTACACAGAAACCACCTGAACTTTGATCATTAGCACACACAGCCTCAGAGAATGGAAATATTGATCCTCCGGAGACATTTGGTGTTACATATTTGCTACCTTTGACACATTGTTTGTCACACTATTAATATGCGCGTTGGGTGGGTATGATTTTCTTGAGAATTTGTTGGTCCGTTTAAGGTCAGACAACGGTAAAAcctgcccatcacaatttccaaaAGTTggctcgttttttttttttttttaaacagcttcTTTTGTTTAACCAAGAAGTTAAACGTAGCACTAAGTGTAGTATAGTCGATGGAGGACTTAAGAAAACCGGCTAATGTTctcatttttggcatttttgcttcaaaGCTCCTCAAACATCGAttatgatcaaaatagttgcagattaattttgcTGTCAACAATAAAAGGATTGCTTCAGTTCCAGATGATTGCATTTTTCTTGGTAAAATTTCTCATTGTTGTTTCGTACTGTGGGGAAACAGGAAGTTTGCACAACCATCTGGCACTGTGGTGGCTAAATTCAGTTGAAAACAAATTTTGGATGTGATATTTGTAATATATCACCGCTTGAGTGCAACAGCAATGActaaacaaacttttttttttttttaattttttgtgggggaggtggggggggggggggattttgcCTTTTATTTGATGGTGTTGGTagagatacagacaggaaatgcagagagagagagacagagagaggaggatggcACGTAgcaaaggtccctggctggaatcaaaccagtgATGTTGCTGTTATATGGTGTGCATCATACCCACTCGGCTACCAGATGCCAAAAGCTCTTTGTTCATCATCATCTATGTTTTTCACAGTAGCCTGAAAGAAGGTATCCAAAACTGGATTCACAATTATATAATCTAAGGCATTCATCGCTCTCCCTGACACTACGATATTTGTTAGGACTTATTTCCATAGCCTGTGCAGACATCAGTTAGGATTTGCATGACATCATTTGCATGGCTTGTCACACCTCGACAGATATAAACTGTCCGTCTCTATTACAGGACTTCAGATGTGTCCCATGCCAGTCAGAGTGGCCCTTCAGTCCCGAGATGGATTCCAGAAGTCAGAACGACAGCGACGGGGGAGGAGGACACCACGGGTGGTCACCGTCACCGACTGGCTCGCTGGGCACGCCGCATGACGAAGGGAGACTGCAACCACAGCCTCCGCAAACCCCCGATGGTCCACCAGATCCCTTGTTGACCAACGGGCAGCCACCGCATACTCCACCAGTGTTATCTCTGGATCAGATTAGGATAACTGGGAGTAGTAATGAGTATACAGAAGGGCCCACAGTTGCCCAAAGGTCTCCGGCCTCACAGCTTAGGCAGCAGAAGAATGACTTGGTTACGTCATCAGTTTTGAGGAGCGGCGATCAGCAGGAGACTCGGGAAGAGAGGCCGAATAATCTCCGGAACCTGCATTCATTGACTCAGCATGGAAACACAGATACTTCCATCTCTTCCAGAGAGGGCGTGTTGCGGTCCTCCAGCGTCGAGGACTCCCAGAGTAGCATCAGGACCAGCGTGGGGAGCACTTCTTCAGGCCAGAGGCTCCTCAGCAGCCCGGCAAGCAGCGAGCAGATAATCAGAACCCAGCCGAAACGCGCAGAGCTGAACTCAGAAGAGCTGAAACCGCTGAACGATGAGTGCAGGGCAGTGGTGGCAGTGCCAGGCAGCAGAGGCTCTAAAGGCAAACACACCAACAAGTGCGAGGACTGCAGCCGCTGCCGGTGTTCAGAGTGCAGTCGCCCACGGGTGCTCCCCTCCTGCTGGATGTGCAGCCAGAGGTGCATGTGCTCAGTGCAAGACGCAGTGGAGTACGGGACGTGCGTCTGCTGCGTCAAGGGGCTTTTCTACCACTGCTCCAGCGACGACGAGGACACGTGCACGGACAAGCCCTTCTCGTGCACGCAGTCGCACTGCTGCGTCCGCTGGACCACCGTGTCACTCCTCTCCTTGCTCTTCCCCTGTCTCCTGTGCTACCTCCCGGCTAAAGGATGTGTCGCCGTGTGCCAGTGCTGCTATGACCGAGTCACACGACCCGGCTGTCGGTGCAAGAACACAAACCCAATCCACTGTGATGCTGTTGGCAAGCCAACGTAGACAAGACggtcatgtgtatgtgtttaaaatgcaaaaaaaaaaaaagtggatgaTGAAAAAGATAATGACTCAACGTTGACTGAACTGATGTTTTggtcttgtagttttgtagtctgAAAAAGTTTGATTAGAGAGATAGTGATGCTGTCATGCttgagtttttgtgtttttccatctACATCTTCGTGCCTACCAGATCTTGGCAGAGACAAAGTCAAAATTTGCCTTAAATTGTCAACTTTTAAAGTGACTcgacaaaatgttttttacctACTAAAGGCCTACACTCACCCTGGCAAAAGTTTCACTTGAAAGGTAAACCAAAATAAGCGCTccacgtttttttttaaaggtatgAAGACATACTCAACTACTGTTTTTGTCCTGGAAAATAATTCTTCACTCAAGTGCCCAGATATTGTTGTTGCTATGAGAGTCCAAATGgatagccttttttttttttttttttaacatttaatacaaCTTATATGCTAAGAACAGACTCCTGTTACTAACTGTATGTAAAGTAGTCAATGCAAAGGGTATGTAAATTAGAAAATGAGTTTgagagatgttttatttttgtacatataATAATACTTCAACTGTGAAAAGTTTTCTGCCATACCAGAGGCACCTTGATAAATCCACATTTCTATGAATCAGTAAACTTCATTCATacaatgtttttacattcactGGAATGTATatcaatcattttaatgtaatttacaAAGGAAAAATCTTATCCCTTCTACTTGTAAATTGTACAGTGACCTTATATGAaaaatttattttctaattccAACATTGCTTAgtgtaaagttaaaaaatatatatttatttgaaggtttattattttataatgaaaaatatttattttgagaAAGCATTGTTACTGTGTCACCCTTTTTCGGGCTCTTCTGTAGTCGCTGCAGATACGAGGTGACCTGTAGGAGTGTGGAAGCTGGATGAATAGTTCACTATGAATTAGAAGACAAATATATTAACGTTTGAAATTAAACAACCTTGAAGTCTGACGGagtattttttcctgttttttcttgcacatttcttttatgtgtgtcttttgtgttCCATCACAGCAGTAGTCAGTTACAAACTTCTGGTAAATGTGTATTAAATACTTTTGTAGTTAACATATTCATCGAATCATAATCGGACCATGGAGAAAATGATCAAGATCGAGTGTAATTTCTTATCTCAAAATAGAAATGTGGTTCTGCTCCACAGTAATGACTCATCCGCTTCGCCCTGTATGGGAGATAACACTtcaaagattaaattaaaactgaTAGTTATCAGTGATGTTCAAACCTACAAGCAGCGGAAGCTTTTTTTTGATCACTAGGATACATttctttttggactttttttttttcacaacaaaactgcattttgtcTTAACATCACAGAGTTTGTTGAGACTTCCAaccatttttttaattgaacttCTGCATCATCAACCCTGTGATGTTTACAAGCTCAAACAAGGTGTTGATATGTTTGCGTGCACAGAAAATACTTCTTGAAAAAAGACTTACTTGCCTCCTTCTTTTATATAAATCAAGAGCTCCACCTGCGTTTTTTGCAAATATGCATTCATGTAAGCCTGCTATTACACTCTGGCTTGGCTTCAAGTTCATTTCATACACGTTCCTCTGGATCCTGCAGATACTAGGccctttttttccatgttttttttttttttaaatcaaaggtTTCTTCAGGAATTCCTAGGTTTTGAATGTCCCTGCAGGCGAAACGTAAGCCTGAAACATAAGCCCCTGACACTTGTTGACAGCATACGGACGTGTTTGCGGCACGGTATGCATTCACGGCCGTGATTGACAAGCCGAGGCTCAACCTGCGCTCACTTGTTTGTTATTCATCCCCGGCCTTGGACTGACGGGGGTTTGCTTTACATAATTATCAACTTTCACCTATTTTACATCGGCGGAGGAGATGGAAACATAACAGGCAGAATCCCAttagagggagaaaagagagagttgATCTTGTGTTTAGTCTTTATCTTTCTAGTCGCAGGCCTCCTCTCTCCAGCCATTGTCTCAGCTGTGAATGAAGAGGGGTAAGGCgggtgtggaggaggaggaggaggggggggtgggtTGTTAAGAAGAGGAGACCGCAAAGGGTTAAAAGCATCACTTTGAATGACAAAGACCTAACAGTTTACCCCCGTATTCAGCCCGGCATGCATTCATCCTGTTTTCAATAGTCGGGAGGGTTATTTTGGCTCCCCAACGCTCCTCTCAGCTACCTGCTCCTACTTGGTATTCCTATAGGAAGATGGTTGTCTTgttggggggtggggagggCAGTCAGATGGATGCGTTGAGGACTGTTTTTACTGGTTGTATGCAAGTAAAAAATAGTCCAATGTGTTTGGAAAAGTGAGTCCTAATGAGAAAAAAGTTCCTCATTACAGTTAGaagagtgtttttttccctttttacaGCCACAAGTTTGGTCTCTTTTTCAATTTAAGTGTTCTCATCTCTGAGCAAAAATGATGAGAGGCAAAAAAAATTGCACCCTTAGatcaaaaaaagtgtttggaAGCCATTTTCAAAAAAAGCATATGGCCCTCCTTGTATTTTTCTCAAGTCATCTCAGTTCCTCTGTAAGGAAATTCTACATATGTCTTCTAAGAAAAATGTAACAtgatgtgaaaaacatgaatatttccTCTATAGCTTCTTGGATTCTCCTAAAATCAGGGAATAATGCATTTAAACTATTGAAATATATCCTATTTTAGATGTTTCTAATCTACTAGAGCAGCTCACCGAGTCGCAAGCACCGATTTATTTGGACAATAAACTTATTCTGACGAAACAAAAAATAAGAGTCGGTGCAGAAAAggataaaaacaagaaacacaagagTGAATCAAGCTTGTTTATCCGCCCGGCAGTCCCAGTGATTTGGCAGCAGAGAgtagcaggaggaggaggaggaggaggaggaggaggaggaggggatgtgaattggggggaaaaaaaaggcccCAGAACGGCTCTCTTTGTTGGTTTTAGCCGCCGTGGCCCCTGCGGTTCATGGCGGCTGTGGGGCAGAGCGGCCTATTCACCCTGCTCACCAAGGCAGAACGCAGCACAGGAAGACAGGAAGGAAGCGAGGCTATTCTTCATGGACgcattgtctgtctgtctgacggCCAGGCTTAAGCAATCAAACAGcactgtgagagaaagagagggaaagaggaaagagagtgTGGGGAGATGTGCGCCACCCTGTGAAAGAACAACTTTTTATGAAagtgaaatatgaataaaaacgtTATTTTCATGTCAAGGTGAAACTTAATTCATCTCAGAAGGGGAAATAAGTCATTGCTGCAGAAATATGATGCAGAAAGGTTAAATATCAGgctaaatgtatataaattCAGCAAGTGCAATAAAAGATTAAGTAGAAATATCAAAGTATCCACAGGTGCACATGAGTAAGTTTACCTTACCTGCAGACCTGTTTTTAAGTGTTGCTGCTGGTTTAACCTCATGTACTTTTTGGCAGTTTAAACAGGGACATTGCATCATAATTTATGACCTTTATAGACATGTAAAACTGAATTTTGATCAGTACTTTTACAGTCATCACACACCGTCCTTAAATAAAACAGTTGTGTGAAAGTGAGAAGTAACAAACTACTTGTTTTTTAGGAGTTTTAACAGTCTGGTCATATGCGTTGAATTTGTGGGAATtgatgctaacattagcaagatATAAGCTAACTAGCTTCAACTTTCCGAGTGTAACACAAACTTAACAGTACGACGCGTCCTCACAAACGGTGAATGTCGGGCGAGACAACAGTCGATATCGACTAATGTTACATAACCAACGCTATGTGTGCTTGTTGAAaaggtgtgtgtgggggggggggggatgttaTATGCTCGAGTCTGTAGCGCACCGCGGAAGTTGTGACAACACGTCTCCTTTGCTAGTCTGCCCTCAAATGTCAGTCAACCACCACCAACACCTTGAGAAATGTCCACCTAGAGGCCTGAAGCTTACATTTGAATCTACATCCCACTAAAACTGTTATACATCTCATTATAGTTTGTGTTTCTTCACATAAAAGGTGAGCAGAATTCCAATTTCAGCTTAACTTTCAATATCTGCACTTGAAACACATGATGTAGATTATAGGGATGGGTCATACATGGGGAAAGTGTGTGGCTTGAGTTGCAATTTTGATTACTTACTTATGTGCTTGTGATTCTGAATTTGAAACAGTAAATGCATCATGCATTTTACTTGTGCCAGCTCCCACTGGTCTTAACATTTTCTTCACaaagaattttttaaaaacattttttttacccaaGGTGTCCACTCTGTAATGTTACAAGCTGCTGAGAGTAAAATCATGGTTCTGTACTGAGTGACAGACTTAAATGaaacaagtttttttctttttcttttacatggatgtttgttcttgttctgaatttgttcttttctcttgtGGTAAATCATCTTCCTGAAAAACAGCTGGAGTTTGCCACTGTGGTTTTTCCAAGTTTAACAGTGACAACAGCATAAACTCTGTCCTTCTCTAAATTACACAATCTTCTTGACTGAACTGACAAGATGCATTTTCACAATGGTGTCTGGAAAAGATGTGCTCTAATCATGTGTTCATACATTTCATATTCGTCCTGGCttgttgcagaaaaacacaacgTAGgtgcaaaaaccaaaaagtcACCATacctttgtttttctctgacagTGAAAAGGTTTTCTCAGAAGCTGAACCTTCCCTTTCTTGTTTTCCGATGTGGGCGGCAGAGACGCGCGCACTGAGAGCTCAAAGCACATGCCCCCACCTGACTGTGGTTTCTACTTTCCATTGAGTTTGTCCTCTGCTACTGTTACACTTTACTATGtataaaagacagacagaaatcagCAAAGTTTCACTCCAGAATATAAAATAAGTCACACCTGAGCAAAATCTTTCCTAAATCTTCTCCCTATACACTTAAAAATGGAATCGCCAGAAGTTTTTCACTAAATCCCATATGTCCAACATTTCTCTTTCATATTTCTTATTCACTTTTCACAGAGCAGCTAGGAGACACGTACGCCTCCGCAGCTTTGGGAGAGCGTACAAGCTTTGCAAGGTGAATTATGGGGCACGcctgcagttaaaaaaaactaaatcttATGCAGCCCGGTTCTATCTCAGTGACAGCTGAACTACTGTTATGCCTTGAGGAGGAAGATTACAGCAGCCAGGAAAGGCAAAGAGAGTAAATAAAGGGACACTAGAGAGTGTATCCGTCATAAAAGTTTAGTGGGTGCGGAGTACatggagggtgtgtgtgtgtgtgaaaggagATACAGGCGTAGAAAGCTGCACATAAGTCTTTGCACATGTTGAAAACTTCAAATTGGACGTGTacctgtaagtgtgtgtgcgaACTAATGTCCATATATGCATGTGTATTCTTGCACgcgtgtgtgtatctgtcagCATAATCTAGTCTTTCGCCCAGACAATGAAGCCCGACTGGAGGCCTAAGTCTAATAGCAGCACTTAACTTCAATCCACCACAGGAAGTTGGCTCATCTGcacgcgtacacacacacacacactcacacacacatacacacatacagacaaagtTGGTCCGTTGCTGACAGCCAGTGGATATTTGTTGGCGACACCGTGGCTGCAAGGCTCTTTACAGCTTAGCGGCCAATTGTTGTTCACccagatacacacacgcacacacacactaagagcTTAGAGCTTCAGTTGTTATCCTGAAAGGCAATCCTGATCCCTCTGCTACACAGtaggacagacacacataaaaagAGGAATTAGTGCGGTCTGACAGCTCACTAAAGCACATCGcatttagtgtgtgtatgtgtgtgatggtggcaattatgtgtgtgtttttgggagGGTGCGTGCACATGTGGATGCATGTGTGTAATCACTAACAGACTTTGTATTATATAGTAAGAGTTTACATTCTATGAAGTGAATAGGGGACATTTAGCGTCTGTATAGCTTCAGCCAAACACTAGTTGCAggcaaaactaaaaaaaaaaaaaaaaaactaggtCACTCACATCAGTGGGAGACCGTATCGCTACCTTGGTGTCTCTGGCTAAGATGATCGGTAAGATACAGTgtatttactgaaatgaaatttcAAGATTAACTTCTCAGaagataaaaatgtgaaatttccTTTTCAATGTCTTAAAATATTGAGatataatgtgtataaatgtgcaaAGAATTTCTAAGGACTTCTGCTAAAAGCTACTTCTGAGGACTGACTTTTATCATTTCTTGGCTAAATTAAATTATACTCCACCTCATGTGTGTAAAATGCATGCATGCTCTTTTGTATTAATGTCTCAGCATTGATGTGCAATGTCAACTTTTAACAACACATACATGTACGGTCTGTGCAAAAAAGGATATTATATACTTCAACTGTAGGGATAGATTTAGAGAACAAGGCATTTATCAGCTAAGACTAGCTTCACCACAGTTACCTCCCCTCTTTCTAAACTGAGATTTTAAGGATTAAACAAAGTGCTGTCACTGTGGTGATATCTGGTACCATGTAAACAATCTCTGTATCCTTTTTAAACCTTCTCAAAACAACTATCACACATGCAATGTACATTACTGGTATTATACAGC harbors:
- the spry2 gene encoding protein sprouty homolog 2, whose product is MDSRSQNDSDGGGGHHGWSPSPTGSLGTPHDEGRLQPQPPQTPDGPPDPLLTNGQPPHTPPVLSLDQIRITGSSNEYTEGPTVAQRSPASQLRQQKNDLVTSSVLRSGDQQETREERPNNLRNLHSLTQHGNTDTSISSREGVLRSSSVEDSQSSIRTSVGSTSSGQRLLSSPASSEQIIRTQPKRAELNSEELKPLNDECRAVVAVPGSRGSKGKHTNKCEDCSRCRCSECSRPRVLPSCWMCSQRCMCSVQDAVEYGTCVCCVKGLFYHCSSDDEDTCTDKPFSCTQSHCCVRWTTVSLLSLLFPCLLCYLPAKGCVAVCQCCYDRVTRPGCRCKNTNPIHCDAVGKPT